A portion of the Limosilactobacillus reuteri genome contains these proteins:
- a CDS encoding XTP/dITP diphosphatase produces MKTIVIATKNAGKAREYQEMLAPLGIEVKTLADFAPIAINENGKTFEENATIKATTAANELQLPVMADDSGLMVDALGGAPGVRSARYAGDHDDAANNAKLLSALNGVLDEKRTAHFHTTIVGIKPDGTKLVANGRVDGHILHQLTGENGFGYDPLFYVDELGKSMAQLTAGQKNQISHRGRALRSFMKQFNDWWK; encoded by the coding sequence ATGAAAACAATCGTAATTGCAACAAAGAATGCTGGGAAAGCGCGTGAATACCAAGAGATGCTTGCTCCCCTAGGAATTGAAGTAAAAACATTAGCCGATTTTGCACCAATAGCAATTAATGAAAATGGTAAAACATTTGAAGAAAATGCAACAATTAAAGCCACTACAGCTGCTAATGAACTTCAATTACCTGTTATGGCGGATGATTCGGGATTAATGGTTGATGCCCTTGGCGGTGCTCCAGGAGTACGTTCAGCAAGGTATGCTGGTGATCATGACGATGCTGCTAATAATGCTAAACTCTTATCGGCATTAAATGGGGTACTTGATGAAAAAAGGACTGCTCACTTCCATACTACCATCGTTGGAATTAAGCCTGATGGGACAAAATTAGTTGCTAATGGCCGAGTTGATGGTCATATTCTTCATCAACTCACGGGAGAAAACGGTTTTGGCTATGACCCGCTTTTTTATGTCGATGAATTAGGCAAATCAATGGCCCAGTTAACAGCAGGCCAAAAGAATCAAATTAGTCATCGGGGACGAGCATTACGGTCATTTATGAAGCAATTTAATGATTGGTGGAAATAG